TCCCAGCGACCAGGCTTTCGGTGCTTCCTCGGGCTTTCTTCGAGAGGCCCTCCTGCCGCTCGACTCTCTGCAGCGTGCCTTGCCGTCCTATCGAGCCGGTGCAAAGGAGGCGGAGGCCTGCCTCCACGGAGCGCCCCTCCGCCTGGACAGACTTCAAGCCGTCGCACCCGGAACCTGCCCGTCCACGGGGCTGGTCCTGGTCCTGCACGGTCACGGCGTCTCCCTCTACCGCCCGGCCTACGAAGGAGATCAGCCGATCCTCGCCTGCGAAGCTAATCTGGGGGAACCGGAGGCTCTCCTCTCATGATCCTCGCCCTGGGCTCTTTTGACGGGTTCCATCGGGGACACCAGCTTCTGCTCCAGGGCGCACGCAAACGCGCCGCGGAGAAAAAAACCCCCTGGGGGGTCCTGACATTCTCCTGCCACCCCCAATCCGTCCTGCAGGGGCACCCCTATCCGCTCCTCTTCCTGGAGAAGGAACGGCAGCTTCTGGCCGCATACTGGGGAATCCCCCGATTCCTCGTCATTCCCTTCGACCGTGCCCTGGCGGAGCTCTCTCCGGAAGGCTTTCTGGACTACCTGGATCGCCGTTTTTCTCCCACCGGGCTGGTGGTGGGGGAGAACTTCCGTTTCGGAAAGGGAAGAGGGGGGACGCCGGAAATCCTCCGCCGTCTCTGCGACGCCCGCCATTGGTCCCTGGACGTGATCCCTTCCCTGTACTGGCAGGACCGCCCCATCAGCAGCAGCCAGATCCGAGAATCCGTTCGCTCTGGCAGGCTGGAGGAAGCCGCTGCCTGCTTGGGGCACCCTTTTCTGGTGCAGGGAACGGTGACTCGGGGGGATCAGAGGGGACGGGAACTGGGATTTCCCACGGCCAATCTCGCCCTGAAACCGGAGAAGATCGTGCCGGATCGCGGCGTCTACGGCGCATGCGTCTGGGCGGAAGGAGCTTGGTGGACAGGAGCCCTTAACGTGGGGTTCAATCCTACCTTCGACGGGATACGGGGGCTGCGCTTCGAAGTGCACCTGTTGGGCGCCTCCCTGGACCTGTACGGCAAACCCCTTTGGGTCTTCCCCCTCCGCAAGGTTCGGGAGGAACTCCGGTTTCCCGACAGGGGCAGCCTGATCCGGCAGATGGAGAAGGATGTGGAGACGATCCGTCGCTGGAAAGCCCAAAAGGATTCCTATGCCTGTTTCTGGGAAACCCTGCACGGACTGCTGACCTCGCCCTCGGAACCTCTTGCAGGGCAGCCCCCTTTTCCCGACTCTCCCGCTGCCATTCCGGAAGGAGAGACCTCTCCTGGCAGAGATTGCTTACCCCGTGGGGTAGGACGCTGCGGTCCGGAGAACCGCTGACGGCATGCCCTTATCCCCTTGCACCGGGAGGGGATTGGTCTGGTCTTTTACAACGAAGGCCGCGGATTTTCTCTTTATCGGGATCACCTTGAGATGAACGGTTGTTTCCTCTGAAAACCGACAATTGAACCGAGGCCGAAGGCGTGTTAAGATCGACGACGTGCCTTTGCGGGCCTATAGCTCAGCAGGATAGAGCGACGGCCTCCTAAGCCGTAGGTCGCCAGTTCGAATCTGGCTAGGCCCGCCAGCTCCTCCTTCACAGCCCCCCGCCTCGGGGGGGAAGGGAGGCCACGTCTTTTTGCGATGCTACCGGTTTCGACCTACAATCCCCTTCTTCCTGCTCTGCAGCATCGCCGCCTTCTTCTGCTGGCCTGTGGACCAATTGGTTGTGTCGCTGCAGGGGACCCCGTTTCTGCGGAGATCCGTGCCTCCCGGCCAGCGACTGGTGTTTCGATCCATCCACTCCGTACAGAAGACGCCTCTGGAAGACGAACTGGTGGTGTCCGGAGGTCGGTTATGGGGTTGGGAGGAACGAACTCAGTCCCACAACGCGGGGCTTCCCACGGAGGCCCCGCGCAACGGAACCTTTCTGATGGTCCCGCCCTGGATGCATATTCGCGGGGGACGCAGGGTCTTTGTCCCTCTGCGCTATCGGGTGGGAACCGATGCCCTGGGAGTCAATCGCCTGCGGATCCCCCCGGAGGGGGAACGAGATCTGTACCGCCTGTGTCCGGGTCAACTCCTGACGTTTCAGGTTCATCGAGGGCCTTTGGGGATCTGCTGGATCCCTTCGCCGCCAAGAAGGACCGAAATAGCACGAGAGGGGGTGGGGTGGCGTCGCGTCCAACCGGGTGAAACTCTTCACGGAGTACGTGGTACGGCATGCGCACCACACGAAACGGAGGGATAGGTTTGAGCGAGAACGTAGAGCCGGAAGTAGTGGGGGCTGTTCCCCCCACGGAAAAGGAATCCATCGACTTTGAAGAACTTATGCGCAAGTACGACACGGAGGCCCGATTCCGAACCCTGAAGGGGTGGCAGGCCATCCTAGTCACGGTCATCGCGGTTTCCATGTCCCTCTTTCATATGTACACGGCCGGTTTTGGCCTTCTCTTGGCCATCAAGCAGGGAGCGGTGCACCTGGCCTTTACCCTCGGCCTAGTCTTCCTTCTGTACCCGGTCTCCCAGAAAGCATCGAAGAACTCCATCCCCTGGTATGACTTCCTCCTTGCGGGGACGGGAGTCTACGCAGCTCTTTACCTGGTGATCTTCTTCGACGCCCTCACGGCCCGAGCAGGCTTACCCACCCCCATGGACCTAGCCATGGGGTTTGTCCTCGTGGCACTGCTTCTTGAAGCGACGCGACGCATCTCCAATCCCGTGCTGCCCATCATCGCGGTGGTTTCCCTGCTTTACTGTTACTTCGGACGTTACATGCCCGACATGTTCGCCCATCGGGGATTCAACATCCCCCGCATCGTCAACCACATGTACCTGGGCACGGAGGGCGTTTTCGGAGTCCCCTTGGAGGTCTCGTCCACCTTTGTGTTCATGTTCATCCTCTTCGGCTCCGTGCTGGAGAAGACGGGGATGGGCAGGTTCATCATCGACCTGGCCATGGCCCTGGCAGGTTGGTCCACCGGAGGCCCCGCCAAGGTGGCTGTCCTGAGTTCCGGACTCATGGGAACCATCTCCGGTTCTTCCGTGGCCAACGTCTGCACCACCGGCATGTTCACCATCCCCCTGATGAAGAGCGTGGGCTACAAGCCCTACTTCGCCGGGGCCGTGGAGGCCGTGGCTTCCACGGGTGGACAAATCATGCCCCCCGTCATGGGAGCGGGGGCGTTCATCCTGGCCCAGTTCCTTGGGGTGCCTTACATTGAGGTTGCCATCGCCGCCATCGTCCCCGCGCTTCTGTACTACTTCGCGGTTATGGTCCAGGTGCACTTCGAGGCCACGCGACTGGGACTCCAGGGGCTTCCCCGCAACCAGCTGCCCGCGCTGCTGCCCCTGCTCAAGTCCCAAGGCTTCCTGCTGATCCCGCTCATCGCCATCATCTACTTCCTTCTGGCGGGGTATACCCCCCTGAAGGCGGCGTTCAACGGAATCGTGGTGAGCTATGTTCTCTCCTTCCTGAACAAGGAAACCCGGCTGACCCCGGTGCGCCTCAAGGAGGCCTTTGAGGCGGGAGCCAGGGGGGCCATCGGTGTGGCCTGCGCCTGCGCCTGCGTGGGCATGGTGGTGGGCATGGCCACCCTCACGGGGCTGGGGCTGCGCATCGCCGGAGCCATCGTAACCCTGGCGGGAGGCAAGCTTCTTCCCACCCTGCTTCTCACCATGTGCGCCAGCATCCTTCTGGGAACGGGGCTTCCCACCACGGCGAACTTCATCGTCACCAGCATGATGGCCGCACCGGCGCTGCTGCAGTTTGGCGTGCCGCCCATGGCGGCGTACATGTTCGTCTTCTACTTCGGCATCGCGGCGGACCTGAGCCCCCCCGTGGCCCTGGCAGCCTACGCGGGAGCAGGCATCGCCGGAGCAGACCCCATGAAGACGGGCTTCACGGCATTCAAGCTCGCCCTGGCGGGCTTCCTGATCCCGTATATCTACGTGTACAACCCCATGCTGCTGCTCATCGACTACCATCCCTTGGAGTTCGGGCAAGCGGTGGTGACGGCCATGATCGGCGTCTTTCTCCTGGCCATGGCCACCATCGGCTTCTACAAAGCACAGATGGCCTGGTACCTTAGGATCCTTGCCATGGCAGGAGCGCTGCTTCTCCTGATCCCCGGCACCAAGACGGACCTCACCGGGCTTGCCATCCTCGCGGCCGTCCACGTCCTTCAGACCATGAAGGCGAAGAAGAACCCGCCCGCGCCAGCGGTTTGAGGAGAGCCCCGAGCCCCTTCCGGACTTGACGGTTCGTGTATAATCGGATCGCAGGAGCGCCCCTTGCGCGAAGCAGGGGGCGCTCCGTTCATCAAAGGGGGTAGCGCCATGTCCAAGGACTACAAGGATTCCCTGTGTCTCCCCAAGACAGACTTCCCCATGCGGGCCAATTTGGCCCAAAGGGAACCTCAGTTTCTCGCCTTCTGGGAGGAGCACGGCATCTACCAAAAGCAGCAGGATCAGAGGGAGGGAAGCCCGACCTTCGTCCTCCACGACGGCCCTCCCTACGCCAACGCGAACATCCATATCGGCACGGCGTTCAACAAGATCCTCAAGGACTTCATCCCGAAGTACAAGGCCATGCGGGGGTTTCGTGCCCCCTACGTCCCGGGCTGGGATACCCACGGCCTTCCCATCGAGCTGAAGGTCCTGAAGGAACAGGGGCTGGACAAGGACAACGTGGACCCAGTGGAGCTTCGGCGCCGCTGCACCTCCTATGCCCACCAGTTCATCGACATCCAGAGGGAGGAGTTCCGACGCCTCGGGGTGCTGGGCGACTGGGAAAACCCCTACCTGACCTTGCGACCGGAATACGAGGCCGCCCAGCTGGGGGCCTTCGCGGACATGGTGGAAAAGGGGCTGGTCTACAAGGGGCAGAAGCCCGTCTTCTGGTGCACCGACTGTCAGACCGCCCTGGCGGCGGCGGAGATCGAGTACGAAGACGAGTCTTCTCCCTCCATCTACGTGGCCTACCCTTTGCCGGAAGTGGAGAAGCGCTTTCCCGAGCTGGCCGGTCGGGCCTGTTCGGTGGTGATCTGGACCACCACCCCCTGGACGCTCCCCGCCAGCCTGGCAGTAGCCCTGCACCCTGGCTACCGGTACGCCTTCTTCTCCGCGCCCGAGGGAAAGGCCTTCCTGATGGCCACGGAGCTGAAGGAAGCCTTTGAAAAGGCCTGCGGGCTGTCCCTGGAAGAGGAGCTTCTTTCCCTTACCGGCCGGGACCTGGAGGGAGTGGAGGCGCTTCATCCCTTCTACGAGGAGCGGCGGGTTCCCCTCGTCCTAGCGGACTACGTGGTTCTGGACTCCGGGACGGGCTGCGTCCACACCGCCCCCGGACACGGGGTGGAGGACTTCGAAACGGGGGTTCGTTACGGTCTGGAGATCCTCAACCCCGTGGACGACCGGGGGGTCTTCCTCCCCGACACCCCCCTGGTGGGGGGGCTCTCCCTGGACGACGGCGCCGCCGTGGTCCTG
The sequence above is drawn from the Aminomonas paucivorans DSM 12260 genome and encodes:
- the ribF gene encoding riboflavin biosynthesis protein RibF — encoded protein: MILALGSFDGFHRGHQLLLQGARKRAAEKKTPWGVLTFSCHPQSVLQGHPYPLLFLEKERQLLAAYWGIPRFLVIPFDRALAELSPEGFLDYLDRRFSPTGLVVGENFRFGKGRGGTPEILRRLCDARHWSLDVIPSLYWQDRPISSSQIRESVRSGRLEEAAACLGHPFLVQGTVTRGDQRGRELGFPTANLALKPEKIVPDRGVYGACVWAEGAWWTGALNVGFNPTFDGIRGLRFEVHLLGASLDLYGKPLWVFPLRKVREELRFPDRGSLIRQMEKDVETIRRWKAQKDSYACFWETLHGLLTSPSEPLAGQPPFPDSPAAIPEGETSPGRDCLPRGVGRCGPENR
- a CDS encoding DUF1850 domain-containing protein, with amino-acid sequence MFRSIHSVQKTPLEDELVVSGGRLWGWEERTQSHNAGLPTEAPRNGTFLMVPPWMHIRGGRRVFVPLRYRVGTDALGVNRLRIPPEGERDLYRLCPGQLLTFQVHRGPLGICWIPSPPRRTEIAREGVGWRRVQPGETLHGVRGTACAPHETEG
- a CDS encoding TRAP transporter permease; this translates as MSENVEPEVVGAVPPTEKESIDFEELMRKYDTEARFRTLKGWQAILVTVIAVSMSLFHMYTAGFGLLLAIKQGAVHLAFTLGLVFLLYPVSQKASKNSIPWYDFLLAGTGVYAALYLVIFFDALTARAGLPTPMDLAMGFVLVALLLEATRRISNPVLPIIAVVSLLYCYFGRYMPDMFAHRGFNIPRIVNHMYLGTEGVFGVPLEVSSTFVFMFILFGSVLEKTGMGRFIIDLAMALAGWSTGGPAKVAVLSSGLMGTISGSSVANVCTTGMFTIPLMKSVGYKPYFAGAVEAVASTGGQIMPPVMGAGAFILAQFLGVPYIEVAIAAIVPALLYYFAVMVQVHFEATRLGLQGLPRNQLPALLPLLKSQGFLLIPLIAIIYFLLAGYTPLKAAFNGIVVSYVLSFLNKETRLTPVRLKEAFEAGARGAIGVACACACVGMVVGMATLTGLGLRIAGAIVTLAGGKLLPTLLLTMCASILLGTGLPTTANFIVTSMMAAPALLQFGVPPMAAYMFVFYFGIAADLSPPVALAAYAGAGIAGADPMKTGFTAFKLALAGFLIPYIYVYNPMLLLIDYHPLEFGQAVVTAMIGVFLLAMATIGFYKAQMAWYLRILAMAGALLLLIPGTKTDLTGLAILAAVHVLQTMKAKKNPPAPAV